The window GGGAGCGGCAGTAGCGGCGGAGGAGCCGGAGAGGGGCTCAGGAGCCCGAGCGGGGCCGAGGCCCGGGCAGGAGCGGATCGGGCCGGGGCTATGGCCGAGGCGTCTCCACAGCCCGAGCCCCGGCCCGTCCGCCCGCAGGCGGCATGAGGGAAGAGGCCGAGGGAGCCGGGGCCGAACCCGGTGAGGGCAGCCGGGGAGGCTGAGGCACGGGCAGGGGGGCGGTAGGGAGCGAGCAGCCGGGGAGCCAAGACCCAGCCGCGGAAGCCCGTCTACGGGGCTCTGGCCAGCTCCGGCCGAGGCTAGCCCTCCCGGATGCCCAGCCTGGGACTCTAGAGGAGACGGGGAGGAGCCCCAGGCCTGGCTCAGGGCGGGcagtggaatttgaactcggggcctCCGGCTCGGGATCCCGGGGTGGAGCCAACCCTCGTGAAGGGGAGGGGCGGGACTTCCAGGGCCCTCCGGGGGGGCGCCCCCGTCCCCGACCTCCTCCGATGCTCGTTCTCGTCCCAGGCGACTTCGTGCAGCTGAAGGTGCCCATCGTGCAGCAGCTGTACCACTGGGACTGCGGGCTGGCCTGCTCCCGGATGGTGCTCAGGTGAGGAGGGGCCCGGGCCAGTGACGACCCTCCCGGCGCCGGGATTGGCCGCTGACGTCCCACCCCGGGCGCCGGGATTGGCCGCTGACGGCtgctcttctccccccccccccgcgctgggattgattcttttttttttgctgcgaCGCCCCCGAACTCGATGATTGGCCGGTGCCCACTCGGGCCCTCCCTCCCTCTGAGTTCGGTGATTGGCCGGTGCCCACTCGGGCCCTCCCTCCCTCTGAGTTCGGTGATTGGCCGGTGGGCCGCCCCCTCTCCCGAGCTCGGTGATTGGCGGATAGTTCATCCGCGCCCTCCCCCGCCCCAGGTACTTGAAGCTCCTGGAGGACGATGCGGCGTTTGAGCAGGCGCTGCAGGAGCTGCAGCTCACCCGGAGCATCTGGACTATCGACCTGGCCTACCTGATGCGCCACTTCGGGGCCCGCCACCGGTTCTGCACGCGGACGCTGGGCGTGGACAAGGGCTACCGGAACCAGGTGGGCGGAGCCTGGAGCACTGCAGCCGGGGGCGGGGGGAGCTGGCGGCCTGAGGGCGCTGCagccgggggcgggggcgggggatTGGGCGGCCCCTCCCTCCCGGGGGTCCGGGGAAGAGGGGCTGCAGCTCCCCCCTCCCGGGGGCTCCTAAGGAGGCGCCCTGTCGTGCAGTCCTTCTACAGGAGGCACTTTGACGCCGAGGAGAGCCGGGTGAACCAGCTGTTCGCACGGGCCGCGTCCTGCAAGGTGCTGGTGGAGAAGTGGTGAgccctcctccctttttccccgGGCGGGGCAGCCGGGGCGCTTGGGCCACCCCACCCACCCCTCCCCTCAGAGTGCAGGCCTTTGCTACCCCTGGAAGAGCTGCTGGTTGTGGGCCTGTGGCCTCCGTGGTGAGACGCCTAGGGCTCCGTTCTGATGGCTTTCTCCCCTGGTTGGGGAAAGGGCCCTTCTCCCAGAGCCCTCCCTCGGATCCAGACGAGATGGAAGCTCAGAGCCGCTAATTTGCATCTCCCTGATTAGtcgtgatttagagcatttctttatGTGGTTCGCTGGGCCAGGTTCTTTCTCTGTCCGTTTTTCGGTTAGAGATGACCCTCGGTGCTCTGGAATAGGGGCCTCCCG of the Sarcophilus harrisii chromosome 1, mSarHar1.11, whole genome shotgun sequence genome contains:
- the GUCD1 gene encoding protein GUCD1, whose amino-acid sequence is MREEAEGAGAEPGDFVQLKVPIVQQLYHWDCGLACSRMVLRYLKLLEDDAAFEQALQELQLTRSIWTIDLAYLMRHFGARHRFCTRTLGVDKGYRNQSFYRRHFDAEESRVNQLFARAASCKVLVEKCTVTVRDIQEHLAQGHVAIVLVNAVLLLCDLCSSPVKYCCFLPIGQKCFCRGPDYQGHFIVLCGYNRASESIFYNNPAYADRMCSTSVTNFEEARTSYGTDEDILFVYSDS